CCTGAAAAAAAAATGAATTAAAACTCTAGGGGAATATGCGTCAATTACAAATCAGAGTCCCGCAGGGTTGCGGAAAACAGGTGGTGCAGATTGCCCAGGGTTATGATGCCACTAATCTAATCCAGTTTGAGGCAAAGGACTCAGAAGGTCCCGTGGATGTCGTATTTCTGCACGTTTCCAATCGGGGAGTGGAAGGGTTGCTAGAGGAATTGGAATCCATCGAAAATCTGGCAGTAACGTTAATTCCTCGGGGAATGATGCCCCTGCATCCGCCAAGTTCCGAGGCCCCCGAACAGGTGACGGAGGTTCAGGAACGCAGTCCGATCGAGATTTTTCTCGGGGGATTGCAGAGTGTGGGGTCTTGGCGGGGATTTTTGGGATATGCGGCCCTGGCAGGGGTTGTCGTGTGGATTGGGTTATTTACCAATAGCAGCTTTTTACTCATTGCTGCCATGCTGATTGCACCGTTAGCGGGTCCGGCGATGAATGTGGCGATCGCCACTGCCCGAGGAGACAAAAAACTGCTCCAACGCAGTCTGGTCCGTTATTTTAGCGCCTTGGCAGTGTTAATTGCTGTGGCAGCCTTTCTGAGTCTGATCATGCAACAAGAGATTGCCACGCCGTTTATGGTGGAAAACTCTCAAATTTCCGCTGTAGCCATTTTGCTGCCTTTAGCTGCCGGGACTGCTGGGGCTTTAAATTTAGTGCAATCGGAACGCAGCAGTTTGGTAGCAGGGGCATCAGTCGGAATGTTGGTTGCTGCCTCCCTCTCTCCCCCTGCTGGAATTATCGGGATGTCGATTCCCCTGGGGCGCTGGGATATGATTGTCAATGGCTTATTTTTGCTGTTGTTGCAATTATTCGGGATTAATTTATCCGCCGCGATTATTTTTCGGGTATTTGGATTAAGACCCCGGGGTGCAAGGTACGATCGCGGGACGAAAAAGCTGTTTCCGATTTCGATGGGATTGACAACTGCTGGACTGGTGGCGTTGCTGATTTGGCAGTTTTCGGATTCTCCCAATTTTCAACGCCCGAGTCGGGCACAGCGGATTAATGCGGAAATCAAGGAAGTGGTGGAAAGTAGCGACTTGGCGGAGTTAGTGGAGGGGAATGTACGGTTTACTCGGCCCAATATTTCGGGACAGAATACCCTACTGGCGGTGGTTTATGTGCAGCGTCAAGGGGGGGTGGATGTGTCCACAGAAGAGATCCGGAGTCGTCTGACAAAGGAGATTCAGGCTCACATTTTACGGGAAGATTTTAATGTGACTCCCTTGGTTTCCGTGACGGTGTTGGAAACACCTGAGTTTTTGGGGGATTCGCGATAGTTTGTCAGGTTGGGGGAGTTCGCTTCTGGGTGGGTTGGGTGAGGATGAACAGTGGCAACAACCGGCGGGGGTTCAAACCCCCGCCTAACAGCTAAAGGCGGGGGTTCAAACCCCCGCCTAACAGCTAAAGTCGTCTAAAGACGACTGAAAACACCACTGTATCAGACTTGCAGTCGGTTTTTAACCGACTTGAGCTATGAGGCCGCCAATCGTTTAAACCCCCGCCGGTTGTCGCTACTAGGTTTAAACCCCCGCCGGTTGTCGCTACTAGGTTTAAACCCCCGCCGGTTGTCGCTACTAGGTTTAAACCCCCGCCGGNNNNNNNNNNNNNNNNNNNNNNNNNNNNNNNNNNNNNNNNNNNNNNNNNNNNNNNNNNNNNNNNNNNNNNNNNNNNNNNNNNNNNNNNNNNNNNNNNNNNTTGTTGCTACTGACCGATCGCCGGTTTATCTCTCAATAGGGGTAGAGATCAATGACCCCATCCAGAAGAATATGAGATGGAGCAATCGCCGAAGTCCTTTGTAGGGCTAAGTTTTGGAATTTGGCTGGCCAAAGATTGTCCCGATCGCCTGTTGGTTACTAAGTTCCCCCTTTCGAGGGATGAATCTCCTCGGCAAACGTGGTGTAATTGAAATGTAAGACGGAAAGATATGTAGTTTTTCCAAATAAATTTTTCAAGCAGGAGGAAACATGGCTATAACATACCAAAAACGAGCCGTTGGTACATTTCCCACTCGGATGCAAGCAGAACGGGCATTGCGCGAACTCAAAGATAGTGGCTTCCCAATGGACCGCGTATCTGTGATTGCCAAGGATGAAAATCGTCCCATTTCGGATGACCTCCACGGT
The DNA window shown above is from Laspinema palackyanum D2c and carries:
- a CDS encoding TIGR00341 family protein, with protein sequence MRQLQIRVPQGCGKQVVQIAQGYDATNLIQFEAKDSEGPVDVVFLHVSNRGVEGLLEELESIENLAVTLIPRGMMPLHPPSSEAPEQVTEVQERSPIEIFLGGLQSVGSWRGFLGYAALAGVVVWIGLFTNSSFLLIAAMLIAPLAGPAMNVAIATARGDKKLLQRSLVRYFSALAVLIAVAAFLSLIMQQEIATPFMVENSQISAVAILLPLAAGTAGALNLVQSERSSLVAGASVGMLVAASLSPPAGIIGMSIPLGRWDMIVNGLFLLLLQLFGINLSAAIIFRVFGLRPRGARYDRGTKKLFPISMGLTTAGLVALLIWQFSDSPNFQRPSRAQRINAEIKEVVESSDLAELVEGNVRFTRPNISGQNTLLAVVYVQRQGGVDVSTEEIRSRLTKEIQAHILREDFNVTPLVSVTVLETPEFLGDSR